Proteins encoded within one genomic window of Halobacteroides halobius DSM 5150:
- the accA gene encoding acetyl-CoA carboxylase carboxyl transferase subunit alpha: protein MSEYLEFEKPLIELEEKINELNSFMQDKDIDLTDEVKRLEKRANNLREEIFSELKPWEILKIARHGERPTTLDYIDLICDEFVELHGDRTYGDDQALVGGIAKIDNMPVTIIGHQKGKTTKDNINRNFGMAHPEGYRKALRLMEQAEKFGRPIISLINTPGAYPGIGAEERGQAEAIAKNMMEMSGISVPIIVVITGEGGSGGALGIGVGDRVLMLEYTYYSVCSPEACAAILWKDANEAETAAKALNITAQDLLELGIIDSTIAEPPGGAHKNYERSAQLLKETIMQEISELQELDTATLLDNRYNKFRKMGYIKNKFEEVVEEKQAN, encoded by the coding sequence ATGAGTGAATATTTAGAGTTTGAAAAACCTCTGATTGAATTAGAAGAAAAGATTAATGAATTGAATAGTTTTATGCAAGATAAGGATATTGACTTAACAGATGAGGTTAAGCGCTTAGAGAAGCGAGCTAATAATTTACGAGAAGAAATATTCTCTGAATTAAAGCCTTGGGAAATTTTAAAGATTGCCCGACATGGTGAGAGACCTACTACTTTAGATTATATCGATCTAATTTGTGATGAATTTGTTGAATTGCATGGTGATAGAACTTATGGAGATGATCAAGCTTTAGTAGGAGGAATTGCTAAGATAGATAACATGCCTGTAACTATTATCGGGCATCAAAAAGGAAAGACTACTAAAGATAATATTAATCGTAACTTTGGTATGGCCCATCCTGAAGGTTATCGTAAGGCCTTACGATTAATGGAGCAAGCAGAAAAATTTGGTAGACCAATTATATCTTTAATCAATACGCCAGGAGCTTACCCTGGAATTGGAGCTGAAGAGAGGGGACAAGCCGAAGCTATTGCTAAGAATATGATGGAGATGTCAGGAATCTCTGTTCCAATCATTGTAGTTATTACAGGAGAAGGAGGTAGTGGTGGAGCATTAGGTATTGGTGTAGGTGATAGAGTTCTAATGTTAGAATATACTTACTATTCTGTTTGTTCTCCTGAAGCATGTGCAGCTATTTTATGGAAGGATGCTAATGAGGCTGAAACCGCAGCCAAAGCATTAAATATAACTGCGCAAGACTTATTAGAATTAGGCATCATAGATAGTACAATTGCTGAACCTCCTGGAGGAGCTCATAAAAATTATGAGCGTAGCGCTCAATTATTAAAGGAGACAATTATGCAAGAAATCAGTGAACTGCAAGAACTTGATACAGCTACTTTGTTAGATAATAGGTACAATAAATTCAGAAAAATGGGGTATATTAAAAACAAGTTTGAAGAAGTTGTTGAGGAGAAACAAGCTAATTAA
- the trpB gene encoding tryptophan synthase subunit beta has protein sequence MVTDIKENGKFGEFGGKYVPELLIPALEELEKTYFELKDDPEFQKEFKYYLKEYVGRPNPLYYAERLTEKLGGAKIYLKREDLNHMGAHKINNTIGQILLAERMGKERIIAETGAGQHGVATATAAAMFGMDCEIFMGAEDIERQQLNVFRMRLLGAKVTPVTQGTATLSDAVDAAIRNWVETVEDTHYIIGSVVGPHPYPTMVRDFHSVIGEEAREQILDVEGDLPDYLVACVGGGSNAIGLFHPFLDDEDVEMIGVEAAGTGLNTDKHAATMSKGTKGILHGFKSYVLQDENGQIQPAHSISAGLDYPGVGPEHSYLKAIGRADYQAVTDDEAVEAFQLLSEVEGIIPALESSHAVAYAKKLAPQLDQDQVIIVNLSGRGDKDVYTVADKLGVSIDG, from the coding sequence ATGGTAACAGATATTAAAGAGAATGGTAAATTTGGTGAATTTGGTGGGAAGTATGTTCCAGAGTTATTGATTCCAGCTTTAGAGGAGTTAGAAAAAACATATTTTGAATTAAAGGATGATCCTGAGTTTCAAAAAGAATTCAAATATTATCTAAAAGAATATGTAGGGCGGCCTAATCCTTTATATTATGCTGAAAGACTAACTGAGAAATTAGGTGGAGCTAAGATTTATTTAAAACGAGAAGATTTAAATCATATGGGTGCTCATAAGATCAATAATACTATTGGACAGATTTTATTAGCTGAGAGAATGGGAAAAGAAAGAATTATTGCTGAAACTGGAGCAGGTCAACATGGAGTAGCAACGGCAACAGCAGCAGCTATGTTTGGTATGGATTGTGAGATTTTTATGGGGGCAGAAGATATTGAACGACAGCAATTAAATGTCTTTAGAATGAGATTATTAGGAGCTAAAGTTACTCCTGTTACTCAAGGGACTGCTACTTTAAGTGATGCTGTAGATGCAGCGATTAGAAATTGGGTAGAAACTGTAGAAGATACACATTATATCATTGGCTCAGTTGTGGGCCCTCATCCCTATCCAACTATGGTACGTGATTTTCATTCAGTAATTGGAGAAGAAGCTAGAGAACAGATTTTAGATGTTGAAGGAGACTTACCTGATTATTTAGTTGCTTGTGTTGGAGGAGGAAGTAATGCAATTGGCTTATTTCATCCTTTCCTTGATGATGAAGATGTTGAGATGATAGGAGTAGAAGCAGCTGGAACAGGATTAAATACTGATAAACATGCTGCAACTATGTCTAAAGGAACTAAGGGAATCTTACATGGGTTTAAAAGTTATGTCTTACAGGATGAAAATGGTCAAATACAACCGGCTCATTCTATCTCAGCTGGTTTAGATTATCCAGGAGTTGGCCCAGAGCATAGTTATTTAAAGGCTATAGGACGAGCTGATTATCAGGCAGTAACTGATGATGAAGCTGTAGAGGCTTTTCAACTATTATCTGAGGTTGAGGGAATTATTCCAGCATTAGAAAGTTCTCATGCAGTAGCTTATGCTAAGAAATTGGCCCCACAGTTAGATCAAGATCAAGTAATTATTGTTAATTTATCTGGTCGAGGAGATAAAGATGTTTATACAGTTGCGGATAAATTAGGAGTTAGTATTGATGGGTAA
- the trpE gene encoding anthranilate synthase component I — MYFPKQDDFIKQAEEGKLIPVYKEVSGDMETPVSAFKKLKQGEYSYLLESVEQGQNLGRYSFIGLDYHALISCKDGVIRTKDRVGKIVSAEKTDNPLDDLKSLLKDYQGYQVDDLPMFYGGAVGYLGYDVIKYFEDIPQKTTDDLKLPEMLFVVSDTVLVFDHLHHNLKIVANVKVGKQPQVDYKKAQEKIDKIVAKLQQPLTEYSQQTNHTSQELEYTSNFTKEEFINSVQDAKDYITTGDIFQIVLSQRLEMPITTDSFAIYRQLRRLNPSPYMYYLNLGGFQLVGSSPELLVRVQDGRVENRPIAGTRRRGINSSEDESLAQDLLNDEKERAEHTMLVDLGRNDVGRVSKYGTVDVTELMEVEYYSHVMHLVSNVTGKLKEDEDIYSALEACFPAGTVSGAPKIRAMELIDQLEPTRRGPYAGSIGYFSYSGNLDSCITIRTILIQDDKAYVQAGAGIVADSDPETEYQETLNKAQGLLEAVQLAEGGDSDGISN, encoded by the coding sequence ATGTATTTTCCTAAACAAGATGACTTTATTAAGCAGGCGGAAGAAGGGAAATTGATCCCTGTTTATAAAGAAGTTAGTGGTGATATGGAGACTCCTGTATCTGCCTTTAAGAAGTTAAAGCAAGGGGAATATTCATATTTATTAGAGAGTGTAGAGCAGGGCCAAAACTTAGGGCGTTATTCTTTTATTGGACTTGATTATCACGCACTAATTAGCTGTAAAGATGGAGTAATAAGGACCAAAGATCGAGTAGGTAAAATAGTCAGCGCAGAAAAGACTGATAATCCTTTAGATGATTTAAAGAGTTTACTAAAAGATTATCAAGGTTATCAAGTAGATGACTTACCAATGTTTTATGGAGGAGCAGTTGGTTACTTAGGCTATGATGTTATAAAGTATTTTGAAGATATACCTCAAAAGACTACAGATGATCTTAAATTACCCGAGATGTTATTTGTAGTTAGTGATACAGTCTTAGTCTTTGATCATCTTCATCATAACTTGAAGATAGTAGCTAATGTTAAAGTTGGTAAACAGCCACAAGTAGATTATAAAAAAGCCCAAGAGAAGATAGATAAGATAGTAGCTAAATTGCAACAACCATTGACAGAATACAGCCAGCAAACTAATCACACCAGTCAAGAATTAGAATACACTTCAAACTTTACTAAAGAGGAATTTATTAATAGTGTCCAAGATGCCAAAGATTATATTACCACAGGGGATATTTTTCAAATAGTCCTATCCCAAAGGTTGGAGATGCCAATTACCACTGATTCCTTTGCTATTTATCGGCAATTAAGAAGACTGAATCCATCTCCTTATATGTATTATCTTAATCTAGGTGGTTTTCAATTAGTTGGTTCATCACCTGAACTGTTAGTTAGGGTTCAAGATGGAAGAGTGGAGAATAGACCAATTGCTGGTACGAGAAGAAGAGGAATTAATAGTAGTGAGGATGAAAGCTTGGCCCAAGATTTATTAAATGATGAAAAGGAAAGAGCGGAACATACTATGTTGGTTGATCTAGGGCGAAATGATGTAGGAAGGGTTAGTAAATATGGTACAGTAGATGTTACTGAGTTAATGGAGGTTGAGTACTACTCTCATGTAATGCATTTAGTTTCTAATGTAACAGGTAAGTTAAAAGAAGATGAAGATATCTACTCTGCTCTAGAAGCCTGTTTTCCTGCTGGAACTGTATCTGGAGCTCCCAAAATTAGGGCTATGGAGTTAATAGATCAGCTAGAGCCGACTAGGCGGGGGCCTTACGCAGGTAGTATAGGTTATTTTAGTTATTCTGGTAATTTAGATAGTTGTATTACAATTAGAACAATCTTAATTCAAGATGACAAAGCCTATGTGCAAGCAGGAGCTGGAATTGTAGCTGATTCAGACCCAGAAACTGAGTATCAAGAAACATTAAATAAAGCTCAAGGTCTATTAGAAGCAGTTCAGTTAGCAGAAGGAGGAGACTCTGATGGTATTAGTAATTGA
- a CDS encoding phosphatidylglycerophosphatase A family protein — protein sequence MKLKEEIINKLQARGVELSDIAEVAYHLQKPYSKDLKLEDCLVAVKHVLEKREVQYTVLTGIALDILVEEEKVEGALAKIIREDEPLYGVDESLALAIANIYGSVGFTSFGYLDKDKMGIMKELDTTKEQVNTFLDDLVAGVASAASAKIAHQNKNKELDEAEIS from the coding sequence ATGAAATTAAAAGAAGAAATAATCAATAAGTTACAAGCTCGGGGAGTAGAGTTATCAGATATAGCTGAGGTAGCATATCATTTACAAAAGCCTTATAGTAAAGATTTAAAATTAGAAGACTGCTTAGTTGCTGTAAAGCATGTGTTAGAGAAAAGAGAAGTCCAGTATACTGTATTAACTGGGATAGCTTTAGATATATTGGTAGAAGAGGAAAAAGTAGAGGGTGCTTTAGCTAAGATTATTAGAGAAGATGAACCGTTATATGGAGTAGATGAAAGTTTAGCTTTAGCTATCGCTAATATCTATGGAAGTGTTGGATTTACTAGTTTTGGTTATTTAGATAAAGATAAAATGGGAATTATGAAAGAATTAGATACAACTAAAGAACAGGTTAATACTTTTTTAGATGATTTAGTAGCTGGAGTTGCTTCAGCAGCTTCAGCGAAGATTGCACATCAAAATAAAAATAAGGAACTGGATGAGGCAGAGATTTCTTAA
- the mtrB gene encoding trp RNA-binding attenuation protein MtrB: MEMPASEDHIIVKALEDGVTIIGLTRGEQTKFHHTEKLDAGEVMIAQFTKHTSAIKIRGKAKLITSHGKVESE, from the coding sequence ATGGAGATGCCAGCAAGTGAAGACCATATTATTGTTAAAGCTCTAGAAGATGGAGTTACAATAATTGGTTTAACACGTGGTGAGCAGACTAAATTTCATCACACAGAAAAGTTAGATGCTGGAGAAGTAATGATTGCCCAATTTACCAAACATACTTCAGCAATTAAAATTAGAGGTAAAGCAAAATTGATCACTAGTCACGGTAAGGTAGAGTCAGAATAG
- a CDS encoding phosphoribosylanthranilate isomerase has translation MSKIKVCGLTNLEDAKQAAEVGADLLGFIFAKSPRQVTNREVAKISKELPAGVKKVGVFANQSKAEIKETITKCDLDYIQLHGSESPKFCKQFRLPVIKAFRVKDKTSLSQLREYEVDKYLLDTYVPDKLGGTGKTFNWELAIQAKKYGSIIMAGGLEASNVKLAVKKVSPWAVDVSSGVEVKPGKKDYEQVKEFVESVESTG, from the coding sequence ATGAGCAAAATTAAAGTTTGTGGTTTGACTAATCTAGAGGATGCTAAACAAGCAGCAGAAGTTGGAGCTGACTTATTAGGTTTTATCTTTGCAAAAAGTCCTAGACAAGTGACCAATAGAGAAGTTGCTAAGATTAGTAAAGAACTACCAGCTGGTGTAAAGAAGGTAGGGGTTTTTGCTAATCAGTCAAAAGCAGAAATTAAAGAGACAATTACTAAGTGTGATCTTGATTATATTCAGTTACATGGTAGTGAATCACCTAAGTTTTGTAAACAGTTTAGGCTACCAGTAATTAAAGCTTTTAGAGTTAAAGATAAAACTTCTTTAAGTCAATTAAGAGAGTATGAAGTAGATAAATACTTATTGGATACTTATGTGCCTGATAAGTTAGGTGGTACCGGGAAGACTTTTAATTGGGAGTTAGCTATTCAAGCAAAAAAATATGGTTCTATAATTATGGCTGGTGGGTTGGAAGCCAGTAATGTAAAATTAGCAGTAAAAAAAGTAAGTCCCTGGGCTGTAGATGTTAGTAGTGGGGTTGAAGTTAAACCTGGCAAGAAAGATTATGAACAAGTTAAAGAGTTTGTTGAGAGTGTCGAGAGTACTGGATAA
- the trpD gene encoding anthranilate phosphoribosyltransferase, with the protein MRRVIKKVVNGQNLDIEESKETMSAIMGGKATDAQIGSFITALRTKGETIEEITGAAQVMRQKAAPIATNQDLLVDVCGTGGDNLDTFNISTTTAFVVAGADIAVAKHGNRSVSSKSGSADVLENLGVNLNLTPAQVGQCIDKIGIGFLYAPTFHQAMKHAIGPRKEIGVRTIFNMLGPLTNPASAQVQLLGVYDPQLTEPIAHALNNLGVKAAFVVHGLVGLDELSTVGKTKVSQLQEGEVETYQLAPEDIGLKEATAEQLAGGGPAENAEITRQILAGELGPKRDIVLLNAAAALVAAGKAIDLSAGVNLATKVIDEGLALEKLEQLIAVTNQF; encoded by the coding sequence ATGAGAAGAGTAATCAAAAAAGTAGTAAATGGTCAAAATTTAGATATAGAGGAAAGCAAAGAAACCATGAGTGCAATTATGGGTGGCAAGGCAACAGATGCTCAAATTGGAAGTTTCATTACTGCTTTACGAACTAAAGGAGAAACAATTGAAGAAATTACTGGGGCTGCTCAAGTAATGCGACAAAAGGCTGCTCCAATTGCTACAAATCAAGATTTATTAGTTGATGTATGTGGGACTGGTGGTGATAATTTAGATACTTTTAATATTTCTACAACTACTGCTTTTGTAGTGGCAGGAGCAGATATAGCAGTTGCTAAACATGGAAATCGTTCTGTGTCTAGTAAAAGTGGAAGTGCAGATGTATTAGAGAACTTAGGTGTCAACCTTAACTTAACACCTGCTCAGGTGGGCCAATGTATTGACAAAATCGGGATTGGTTTTTTATATGCTCCAACATTTCATCAGGCTATGAAACATGCGATTGGCCCTAGAAAAGAAATAGGGGTTAGAACAATCTTTAATATGTTAGGCCCATTAACAAATCCAGCTAGTGCTCAGGTTCAATTGTTAGGAGTTTATGATCCTCAATTAACTGAACCAATTGCCCATGCTTTAAATAACTTAGGTGTCAAGGCTGCTTTTGTAGTTCATGGTTTAGTGGGCTTAGATGAATTATCAACAGTTGGTAAAACAAAGGTTAGTCAACTGCAAGAGGGAGAGGTAGAGACTTATCAATTAGCTCCTGAAGATATTGGTTTAAAAGAAGCAACTGCTGAGCAATTAGCAGGTGGAGGGCCAGCGGAGAATGCTGAGATCACTCGTCAGATTTTGGCTGGAGAACTTGGCCCTAAGCGTGATATTGTTTTGTTAAATGCTGCTGCAGCTTTAGTGGCAGCAGGCAAAGCAATTGATTTATCAGCCGGTGTTAATTTAGCTACTAAAGTAATTGATGAGGGCTTAGCCTTAGAGAAGTTAGAGCAACTTATTGCAGTCACTAATCAATTTTAA
- the trpC gene encoding indole-3-glycerol phosphate synthase TrpC, producing MILDRIVKHKKEEVKEEKSKESLKELKLRINDLPGTRDFKAALKKPGVSLIAEVKKASPSKGVIKAEFNPEEIVKEYQTAGARAVSVLTDQKFFQGQLDYLRLVKEKVKLPILRKDFIIDPYQIYQARAYRADAILLIAAILTTQQLRDYLILANKLDLDVLLEVHNREELYQALEVDADLIGINNRNLKVFEVDLATTLGLQRLVPNDKVIISESGIKTKSDINLLAKHNIDGVLVGESLMKSDDISAKVKELIG from the coding sequence ATGATTTTAGACCGGATAGTAAAGCATAAGAAAGAAGAAGTTAAAGAAGAAAAGAGTAAGGAAAGTTTAAAAGAATTAAAATTACGTATTAATGACTTGCCTGGTACAAGAGACTTTAAAGCTGCTTTAAAAAAACCAGGGGTTAGCTTAATTGCTGAAGTAAAAAAAGCTTCTCCTTCAAAAGGTGTAATTAAAGCAGAATTTAATCCAGAGGAAATAGTAAAAGAGTATCAAACAGCAGGTGCTAGAGCAGTCTCTGTTTTAACTGATCAGAAATTTTTTCAGGGGCAATTAGATTATTTACGGTTAGTTAAAGAAAAAGTTAAACTTCCCATTTTAAGGAAAGACTTTATCATTGATCCCTATCAGATTTATCAGGCTAGAGCTTATAGAGCAGATGCTATTTTGTTAATAGCAGCTATTTTAACTACTCAGCAATTAAGAGACTATCTAATTTTAGCTAATAAGTTAGATTTAGATGTATTACTAGAAGTTCATAATAGAGAAGAATTATATCAAGCTTTAGAAGTTGATGCTGATCTAATTGGAATTAACAATCGTAATTTAAAGGTGTTTGAAGTTGATCTAGCAACTACACTAGGATTGCAAAGGCTAGTTCCAAATGATAAAGTGATTATTAGTGAAAGTGGAATTAAAACTAAATCTGATATTAATTTATTAGCTAAACATAATATTGATGGGGTTTTGGTAGGAGAGTCTTTAATGAAGAGTGATGATATTAGTGCTAAAGTAAAGGAGCTTATTGGCTAA
- a CDS encoding DUF368 domain-containing protein translates to MEEKNTTNKLTGFGELFLKGIPIGLSNTLPGISGGTLALVLGIYDQLVNGIKKIRLQVLIPIFLGAVTGVLSGSKIVTSLLETNPSVVKAFLLGLIIASSKVTYDQVKQVNLKTIILGIIGLVVAFIFSVELGGAGDVTTLSWTRLFLGGAVGSVAMILPGVSGGTILIMLGLYQGVLEAIVNFNFPVMIVFGLGVGSGLLSFSFVLSYLLDNYRSLLMSFLTGLILGSMRSVMSFNLGVEEILGFLLGVGVIYAISGIED, encoded by the coding sequence GTGGAAGAAAAGAATACAACAAATAAACTAACAGGTTTTGGTGAATTGTTTTTAAAAGGAATTCCAATTGGTCTTTCTAATACACTACCAGGAATTAGTGGGGGGACTTTAGCTTTAGTCTTAGGTATTTATGACCAGTTAGTTAATGGAATTAAAAAGATTAGGCTTCAGGTTTTAATCCCTATTTTCTTAGGAGCAGTAACAGGTGTTTTAAGTGGCTCTAAGATAGTTACTTCTTTATTAGAAACCAATCCTAGTGTAGTTAAAGCATTTTTGTTAGGTTTAATTATAGCTTCTAGTAAAGTAACATATGACCAAGTAAAACAAGTAAATTTAAAAACAATAATCTTAGGTATTATAGGGTTAGTAGTCGCTTTTATATTTTCAGTAGAACTAGGAGGAGCTGGAGATGTAACTACTTTATCGTGGACTAGATTATTTTTAGGTGGAGCTGTTGGTAGTGTAGCTATGATTTTACCAGGAGTTAGTGGTGGTACAATATTAATTATGCTTGGTCTTTATCAAGGGGTATTAGAGGCAATTGTTAATTTTAATTTTCCTGTAATGATTGTTTTTGGACTAGGAGTTGGTAGTGGTCTATTAAGTTTTTCTTTTGTATTATCCTATTTATTAGATAATTATAGATCATTATTAATGTCCTTTTTAACTGGCTTAATTTTAGGGTCAATGAGGAGTGTAATGTCATTTAACTTAGGAGTAGAAGAGATTCTAGGTTTTCTTTTAGGAGTAGGAGTTATTTATGCTATATCAGGGATAGAAGATTAA
- the accD gene encoding acetyl-CoA carboxylase, carboxyltransferase subunit beta translates to MLKDLFGSKSKYVTVEQKKRPRHQDEETDKKEMPDDLWTKCQECEEIIFNKKLAENLKVCPECGYHFRLTATERISLLVDEGEFEEYDANLEAGNPLNFPDYEKKIDKYQNKTGLKDAVVAGIGEVNGYQVSLAALDARFLMGSMNSVVGEKLTRAIERALDKKLPLIIVAGGGGGARMYEGMLSLMQMAKTSAALKRLDQAGQLYVSILTDPTYGGISASFASLGDINIGETDAKIGFAGPRVIKQTINRDLPEDFQTANFLEEHGMLDKVVNRSELKDVLKTILEIHYPRGEQK, encoded by the coding sequence TTGCTAAAAGATTTATTTGGCAGTAAATCTAAGTATGTAACTGTAGAACAAAAAAAGAGACCTCGTCATCAAGATGAGGAAACAGATAAAAAAGAAATGCCAGATGATTTATGGACTAAATGTCAAGAATGTGAAGAGATAATTTTTAATAAAAAATTGGCTGAAAATTTAAAAGTTTGTCCCGAATGTGGCTATCATTTTAGATTAACTGCTACAGAAAGAATATCTTTATTGGTAGATGAAGGCGAATTTGAGGAATATGATGCTAATTTAGAAGCAGGAAATCCATTAAATTTCCCTGATTATGAAAAAAAGATTGATAAGTACCAAAATAAAACTGGGCTTAAGGATGCTGTAGTTGCTGGTATTGGTGAGGTAAATGGCTACCAAGTTTCTTTAGCAGCTCTTGATGCAAGATTTTTAATGGGAAGTATGAATTCAGTTGTAGGAGAAAAGTTGACTCGTGCAATTGAACGGGCTTTAGATAAAAAATTACCGCTAATAATAGTAGCAGGGGGCGGTGGTGGTGCTAGAATGTATGAAGGTATGTTATCTTTAATGCAAATGGCTAAGACAAGTGCTGCCCTAAAGAGATTAGACCAAGCAGGACAATTATATGTATCTATTTTAACTGACCCTACTTATGGTGGGATTTCAGCTAGTTTTGCTTCATTAGGTGATATTAATATTGGTGAAACTGATGCTAAAATTGGCTTTGCTGGGCCAAGGGTAATTAAACAGACTATTAATCGGGATTTACCTGAGGACTTTCAGACGGCTAATTTTTTAGAGGAGCATGGAATGTTAGATAAAGTTGTTAACAGATCAGAACTTAAAGATGTATTGAAAACAATACTAGAGATACATTATCCTAGAGGTGAACAAAAATGA
- a CDS encoding anthranilate synthase component II produces MVLVIDNYDSFTYNLVQLIGQLGCEIVVRRNDEITVNEIKDLNPSQIIISPGPGRPEDAGVSLKVVKEFSGQIPILGICLGHQTIGAAFGAEIIQAPKLVHGKTTKVINYGLKDSILEGIDDFEATRYHSLIIDPATLSARFEVTAKTEDDLIMGIRDKKSKLYGLQFHPESIMTEAGQEILNNFVQIN; encoded by the coding sequence ATGGTATTAGTAATTGATAATTATGATTCATTTACTTATAATTTAGTTCAATTAATTGGCCAGCTAGGTTGTGAGATAGTAGTTAGGCGTAATGATGAAATAACCGTGAATGAGATTAAAGATTTAAATCCTAGTCAGATTATTATCTCGCCTGGTCCAGGACGCCCGGAAGATGCTGGAGTCTCTCTAAAGGTGGTTAAAGAATTTTCAGGTCAAATTCCGATATTAGGAATTTGTTTAGGACATCAAACCATTGGGGCCGCTTTTGGAGCTGAAATTATTCAAGCACCTAAATTAGTTCATGGAAAGACTACTAAAGTTATCAATTATGGATTAAAGGATAGTATTTTAGAAGGAATAGATGATTTTGAAGCCACAAGATATCATTCATTAATCATTGATCCTGCTACTTTATCTGCTAGATTTGAAGTAACAGCTAAGACAGAAGATGATCTAATTATGGGAATTCGAGATAAGAAGAGTAAGTTATATGGACTACAGTTTCACCCTGAGTCTATTATGACAGAGGCTGGCCAGGAGATCCTTAACAACTTTGTACAGATCAATTGA
- the trpA gene encoding tryptophan synthase subunit alpha, translating into MGNIKETFMALRNEGEKPFIPFLMAGDPTLDLTKKIVLEAEKQGADIVELGIPYATPLADGPTVQQAGQRSLKHDTNLEDIFQLVAQIREDSQIPIVLMGYYNSIFNYGLKEFVAKCETVGVDGVIIPDLPLGEGQELRKYSTDLDIILLVAPTSNRKRIKQAANASQGFIYAVSTLGTTGTRTEISNQVEEVVSQVKELTTTPVAVGFGIAKQEHVREIAKFADGIIVGSAIIKQIEANLNLLPEKENNLINKVGHFIAQLKEPLISNE; encoded by the coding sequence ATGGGTAATATTAAGGAGACTTTTATGGCTTTAAGGAATGAAGGAGAAAAACCCTTTATTCCTTTTTTAATGGCTGGAGATCCTACTTTAGATTTAACCAAAAAAATTGTTTTAGAGGCTGAGAAACAAGGGGCAGATATAGTTGAATTAGGAATTCCTTATGCTACTCCCTTAGCTGACGGGCCAACCGTTCAACAGGCAGGACAGAGAAGTTTAAAGCATGATACTAATCTAGAAGATATATTTCAATTAGTAGCCCAGATTAGAGAGGATAGTCAAATTCCTATTGTCTTGATGGGATATTATAATTCTATCTTTAATTATGGATTAAAAGAGTTTGTAGCTAAGTGTGAAACAGTAGGTGTTGATGGAGTTATTATTCCTGACTTACCGTTAGGGGAAGGTCAAGAGTTAAGAAAATATAGTACAGATTTAGATATTATTTTATTAGTAGCTCCAACTAGTAATCGCAAAAGAATTAAACAAGCAGCTAATGCTTCGCAAGGTTTTATTTATGCAGTATCCACTTTGGGAACTACTGGAACTAGAACAGAGATATCAAACCAAGTAGAAGAGGTAGTTAGTCAAGTTAAGGAATTGACTACAACCCCTGTAGCTGTTGGGTTTGGGATTGCAAAGCAAGAACATGTTAGAGAAATAGCTAAATTTGCTGATGGTATAATTGTAGGGAGTGCAATTATAAAGCAAATAGAGGCAAATTTAAACTTATTACCGGAAAAAGAGAATAATCTAATTAATAAGGTAGGCCACTTTATTGCTCAATTAAAAGAACCATTAATAAGTAACGAGTAA